The window CCTTGAGTTATTGGGTTATTATACATATTTGTATTCATAGCTGGTGCTATATATATTTTAGAAAAATCATTTACTGCTAAAATTAAAGTGCTAGCTAAATCATCAGCTATTCCGCTAGCTATTTTGGCAATAATATTAGCAGTAGCAGGAGCAATTATTATTTTATCTGCCCATTTATTTAAGTCTATATGCTGTATTTCTTTTTCGTTTTTTTCTATGAATGTATCAGTATAAACAAAATTTTTTGATATTGTTTGAAATGACAATTCTGTTACAAACTTAGCAGCATTTTCTGTCATTACAATTTTTACATTATGACCACTCTTAGTTAATTTACTAACTAAATCTAGTGATTTATAAGCTGCAATTCCTCCAGAAACTATATGTAATATATTCATAAAATTCCACCTATTTATTCATTATTTTTTCCAAATACTGCTTGTTCTAACCTAGATATTCTTTTTAATATATCTATATTACTAGATGGTGTTGATACAGATTTATCAACTTCCTTACTTGTTGTTTTTAATGCACTTATTTTTATTTTAAGATTTTGATTTTCTATTTCTAACTCTTTTAATTTTATAAGAGTTTTTTCCATAAACATATAATCTTCTATAATAAGGTCTAAATAGTTATTTATATCTTCAATATCATATCCCTTATCTTTACTTTTTTTAAATTCTTTTTCGTATATTTCTATAGCCGTTAAATTCATAATAACAATCTCCTTATTAATTTATTTCTGAAAAATAAGCAACACAACTTAAAAAATAAAGTGGTGCTGTTTCAGCCCTTAGTATTCTTCTACCCAAACCAATACTACTATAACCACAATTGTTAAATTCTAAAACTTCTTTTTCTGAAAAACCACCCTCACTTCCAAAAACAGCTATTACACTTTTTTCAAATAAATCAGAATTTAATAGTTTTGATAAATTATTATTATTTTCATTCTGCGATTCATTTTCATAAGCTATAACCTTATAATCAATATCTTCATTTTCGTTTATTAAATTTCTTATTGAATCTACATATTTAATACTTGGTATAAGGCTTCTTTTAGATTGTTCCGAGGCTTCTTTAGCAATTTTTTCCCAACGTTTAAGTTTTAAATTTAATTTATCTGATTTTATTTTAGCAATATTTCTTTCAGAATTAAAAATAATTATTTCTCTAACTCCTAATTCAGTAGATTTTTGTATCAGATATTCTATTTTATCACTCTTAAGTGGTGGTATTGCTATTTTTGTTTTAGTAG of the Gemella sp. zg-570 genome contains:
- a CDS encoding DivIVA domain-containing protein, translating into MNLTAIEIYEKEFKKSKDKGYDIEDINNYLDLIIEDYMFMEKTLIKLKELEIENQNLKIKISALKTTSKEVDKSVSTPSSNIDILKRISRLEQAVFGKNNE
- a CDS encoding 16S rRNA (uracil(1498)-N(3))-methyltransferase yields the protein MQQYFLDEKFEEKEFTLNEDDSFHILRVMRKKVGASIYIVFSDKKKYVCSIVDINNKCVNILPISAVADKTELPTKTKIAIPPLKSDKIEYLIQKSTELGVREIIIFNSERNIAKIKSDKLNLKLKRWEKIAKEASEQSKRSLIPSIKYVDSIRNLINENEDIDYKVIAYENESQNENNNNLSKLLNSDLFEKSVIAVFGSEGGFSEKEVLEFNNCGYSSIGLGRRILRAETAPLYFLSCVAYFSEIN